In one window of Macrobrachium rosenbergii isolate ZJJX-2024 chromosome 11, ASM4041242v1, whole genome shotgun sequence DNA:
- the LOC136843464 gene encoding uncharacterized protein, protein MHVPSTQKQWKEAARGFEQRWNFPHTLGAIDGNHIRFQNPPFGGTHYYKKFYFIILLGTVDAEYKFLFVDEDAIGSESDGGPFAKTQLCKMLDRHEANLPGPERLPNKSEDKPLVDYFFFGDDTSTLKKCMMKSYQLLHAIKITC, encoded by the coding sequence ATGCACGTACCCAGCACCCAAAAGCAATGGAAGGAGGCAGCCCGTGGCTTTGAGCAACGTTGGAATTTCCCACACACCCTTGGAGCAATAGACGGGAATCACATCCGCTTCCAGAACCCACCCTTTGGAGGAACTCATTATTATAAGAAGTTCTACTTTATAATCCTACTAGGAACTGTTGATGCTGAGTATAAGTTCCTGTTCGTGGATGAAGATGCCATAGGGTCCGAGTCTGATGGTGGTCCCTTTGCCAAGACACAGCTTTGCAAAATGCTTGATCGACATGAAGCCAACCTGCCTGGCCCTGAAAGATTGCCAAACAAAAGTGAAGATAAACCCCTAGTCGACTATTTCTTCTTTGGAGATGACACCTCCACTCTTAAGAAGTGTATGATGAAATCTTATCAGCTTTTGCATGCAATCAAAATTACATGTTAA